The proteins below are encoded in one region of Telopea speciosissima isolate NSW1024214 ecotype Mountain lineage chromosome 10, Tspe_v1, whole genome shotgun sequence:
- the LOC122644215 gene encoding hevamine-A-like — translation MATKHQELSFLLSLLVLTLLVDKSLAGGITIYWGQNGYEGTLNETCASGNYAYVNLAFLYKFGGGQTPEINLAGHCNPDSGGCTIVSNQITYCQSLGLKVMLSLGGGSGNYTLTSNQDVKDVAEYLWNNYLGGQSSSRPLGEAVLDGIDFDIEMGSTEYWDKLARYLWKYNKQGSKKKVYLTAAPQCPYPDKYLGTALNTGLFDYVWVQFYNNNPCEYTSGNVTNLLSSWNKWTSTVPAGKFFLGLPASSDAAGSGFIPADVLTSQVLPVTKASSKYGGVMLWSRYYDLQSGYSSSIKSSV, via the coding sequence ATGGCTACCAAACATCAAGAATTATCTTTCCTGCTCTCCCTCCTGGTTCTCACCCTCCTCGTCGACAAGTCTCTCGCCGGCGGCATCACAATCTATTGGGGTCAGAATGGATATGAAGGCACCTTAAACGAAACCTGTGCATCAGGTAACTATGCCTATGTAAACTTAGCTTTCCTCTACAAATTCGGCGGCGGTCAGACCCCGGAGATCAATCTCGCCGGCCATTGCAATCCAGATTCAGGTGGTTGCACCATTGTAAGTAATCAAATTACTTATTGCCAAAGTCTAGGCCTTAAGGTAATGCTCTCTCTTGGTGGTGGTTCTGGAAACTATACTCTAACCTCAAACCAAGATGTCAAGGATGTAGCAGAGTACCTGTGGAACAACTACCTTGGTGGTCAATCATCTTCTAGACCACTTGGTGAAGCTGTTCTTGATGGTATAGATTTCGATATCGAGATGGGATCGACGGAATACTGGGATAAACTAGCTAGGTACCTCTGGAAATATAATAAACAGGGGAGTAAGAAGAAAGTTTACTTAACAGCAGCACCACAATGCCCTTACCCTGATAAGTATCTTGGAACTGCTCTTAATACTGGTCTTTTTGACTATGTTTGGGTTCAATTCTATAACAATAATCCTTGTGAATACACTTCTGGTAATGTTACAAATCTTTTGAGTTCATGGAACAAATGGACATCTACAGTTCCTGCTGGGAAATTCTTCTTAGGTTTACCTGCTTCTTCTGATGCAGCTGGTAGTGGATTCATTCCTGCAGATGTGTTAACCTCCCAAGTACTTCCAGTAACTAAAGCTTCCTCTAAGTATGGTGGTGTAATGCTCTGGTCTAGATATTATGATCTTCAAAGTGGATATAGTTCCTCTATTAAGAGCAGTGTATGA
- the LOC122641486 gene encoding uncharacterized protein LOC122641486 isoform X2, with protein sequence MLHELCHNAHGPHNANFYKLWDELRKECEDLISKGITGTGEGFDLRGRRLGGSTRQPPLSSLRQTALTAAEKRLRLGSLLPSGPKRLGGDSNIMVALSPIQAAAMAAERRLQDDLWCGSSEMLGEEESNSNVIETLECVGPSAKSSENLDGSEPHDSVLKPRKKSRLSDNESFIHSSDLRPESSFVDLTVEASTSGSMLKHAETDDTEDKVSWECGTCTLFNPPLAPICDACGSQKPKDVGVKFKSWACKFCTLENSVKEERCSACEQWRYSSGPPVSIPASNVGRWD encoded by the exons ATGCTTCACGAGCTGTGCCATAATGCCCATGGCCCTCACAACGCCAACTTCTACAAGCTCTGGGACGAACTCCGAAAG GAATGTGAGGATCTTATTTCCAAGGGAATAACTGGCACAGGTGAGGGGTTTGATCTTCGAGGAAGACGTTTGGGAGGTTCTACTCGTCAACCCCCTTTGTCATCTCTTCGCCAAACTGCATTGACTGCTGCAGAAAAGCGACTGCGTCTTGGATCTCTACTACCATCTGGACCCAAGCGCCTTGGTGGTGACAGCAATATTATGGTTGCACTTAGTCCAATACAGGCTGCTGCCATGGCTGCTGAAAGGAGATTGCAGGATGATTTATGGTGTGGATCTTCTGAAATGTTAGGTGAAGAAGAAAGTAACTCCAATGTAATTGAAACGCTTGAGTGCGTGGGTCCATCTGCCAAAAGCTCCGAAAATTTGGATGGTTCTGAACCACACGATTCAGTTTTGAAACCTCGGAAGAAAAGTCGTTTGTCGGATAATGAGTCATTTATCCATTCTTCTGATCTGAGGCCAGAATCTAGTTTTGTGGATTTGACTGTGGAAGCTTCAACTTCCGGATCTATGCTTAAACATGCTGAAACAGATGATACTGAGGATAAAGTTAGTTGGGAATGTGGAACATGCACTTTGTTCAATCCA CCATTAGCTCCAATATGTGATGCTTGTGGTAGCCAAAAGCCGAAAGATGTTGGAGTTAAGTTCAAGAGCTGGGCTTGCAAATTTTGCACTCTGGAAAACAGTGTCAAGGAAGAGAGATGCTCAGCTTGTGAACAGTGGAGGTATTCAAGTGGACCACCAGTTTCCATCCCTGCATCCAATGTTGGCCGCTGGGACTAA
- the LOC122644216 gene encoding uncharacterized protein LOC122644216, producing MTTCALKSHISLPMQSNLNRPTSEPSTHLLPLRTKPRKSPSDSQQQSQIIRWFSKDSSRDKKKLLTSIAFKSNVPIPSQKRTGLQRFVILGAASLGLAVLLAGIDDGKALALGPEGPLMEEFWDNMRRYGLYIVTVSTGVIYTIFQPILELLKNPISAILIITILGGGIFIVSQVLSAMFGVSEFAYDYGY from the coding sequence ATGACAACCTGTGCTCTGAAATCTCATATTTCTTTGCCGATGCAATCTAACCTCAATCGGCCAACATCTGAACcttccacccatctccttcccctCAGAACCAAGCCAAGGAAAAGCCCTTCAGATTCACAACAACAAAGCCAAATTATAAGATGGTTCAGTAAGGACAGCAGCAGGGACAAGAAGAAGCTACTCACCAGTATTGCCTTCAAATCCAATGTTCCTATACCTTCACAGAAAAGGACTGGGCTACAAAGGTTTGTGATATTGGGTGCAGCTTCTCTTGGATTGGCAGTTCTGCTTGCAGGGATAGATGATGGGAAGGCCTTGGCTTTGGGTCCTGAAGGGCCTTTGATGGAGGAATTTTGGGACAACATGAGAAGATATGGGCTATATATTGTTACAGTGAGCACTGGTGTTATTTACACTATCTTCCAGCCTATTCTGGAGCTGTTGAAGAATCCAATTTCTGCAATTCTCATTATAACCATCTTAGGGGGTGGTATTTTCATTGTTTCCCAAGTGCTTTCAGCTATGTTTGGTGTCTCTGAATTTGCTTATGATTATGGCTATTAG
- the LOC122641486 gene encoding DNA-dependent metalloprotease WSS1-like isoform X1 translates to MNSGDLNKVWEIKTLKRDGENEARKILQKIASQVEPIMRKRKWRVKLLSEFCPNNRCLLGLNVGRGIQVKLRLRKPNREWDFYPYDQILDTMLHELCHNAHGPHNANFYKLWDELRKECEDLISKGITGTGEGFDLRGRRLGGSTRQPPLSSLRQTALTAAEKRLRLGSLLPSGPKRLGGDSNIMVALSPIQAAAMAAERRLQDDLWCGSSEMLGEEESNSNVIETLECVGPSAKSSENLDGSEPHDSVLKPRKKSRLSDNESFIHSSDLRPESSFVDLTVEASTSGSMLKHAETDDTEDKVSWECGTCTLFNPPLAPICDACGSQKPKDVGVKFKSWACKFCTLENSVKEERCSACEQWRYSSGPPVSIPASNVGRWD, encoded by the exons ATGAATTCGGGCGATCTTAACAAGGTTTGGGAAATCAAAACCCTTAAAAGAGACGGAGAAAATGAAGCAAGGAAGATTCTTCAGAAAATTGCAAGCCAGGTAGAACCCATCATGCGAAAGCGTAAATGGAGAGTTAAGCTTCTTTCTGAGTTTTG TCCGAACAATCGGTGTCTTCTAGGGTTGAATGTGGGAAGAGGTATCCAGGTTAAGCTCAGATTGCGGAAGCCAAATAGAGAATGGGACTTTTACCCTTATGATCAGATTCTTGATACGATGCTTCACGAGCTGTGCCATAATGCCCATGGCCCTCACAACGCCAACTTCTACAAGCTCTGGGACGAACTCCGAAAG GAATGTGAGGATCTTATTTCCAAGGGAATAACTGGCACAGGTGAGGGGTTTGATCTTCGAGGAAGACGTTTGGGAGGTTCTACTCGTCAACCCCCTTTGTCATCTCTTCGCCAAACTGCATTGACTGCTGCAGAAAAGCGACTGCGTCTTGGATCTCTACTACCATCTGGACCCAAGCGCCTTGGTGGTGACAGCAATATTATGGTTGCACTTAGTCCAATACAGGCTGCTGCCATGGCTGCTGAAAGGAGATTGCAGGATGATTTATGGTGTGGATCTTCTGAAATGTTAGGTGAAGAAGAAAGTAACTCCAATGTAATTGAAACGCTTGAGTGCGTGGGTCCATCTGCCAAAAGCTCCGAAAATTTGGATGGTTCTGAACCACACGATTCAGTTTTGAAACCTCGGAAGAAAAGTCGTTTGTCGGATAATGAGTCATTTATCCATTCTTCTGATCTGAGGCCAGAATCTAGTTTTGTGGATTTGACTGTGGAAGCTTCAACTTCCGGATCTATGCTTAAACATGCTGAAACAGATGATACTGAGGATAAAGTTAGTTGGGAATGTGGAACATGCACTTTGTTCAATCCA CCATTAGCTCCAATATGTGATGCTTGTGGTAGCCAAAAGCCGAAAGATGTTGGAGTTAAGTTCAAGAGCTGGGCTTGCAAATTTTGCACTCTGGAAAACAGTGTCAAGGAAGAGAGATGCTCAGCTTGTGAACAGTGGAGGTATTCAAGTGGACCACCAGTTTCCATCCCTGCATCCAATGTTGGCCGCTGGGACTAA